The following proteins are co-located in the Sphingomonas panacis genome:
- a CDS encoding helicase HerA-like domain-containing protein — MSDGGIFIGAGEGGANPQSLDLRRANRHGLIAGATGTGKTVTIQGIIEGFSAVGVPCFVADVKGDLSGLAMAGSPQAKTHDAFAARAKAIGDESWTYADTPVQFWDLYGEQGHPIRTTISEMGPLLLARLMDLNDVQEGVLTMAFHVADAEGLLLLDLDDLQSMLSYCAARADELTTTYGNVSKQSIGAIQRSLLQLRSQGAENFFGEPALAMADFIAADDKGRGIVNVLAADKLMQSPKLYATFLLWLMSELFEHLPEIGDPDKPVMAFFFDEAHLLFDNAPKALLEKIEQVVRLIRSKGVGVYFITQNPIDVPDTVAGQLGNRVQHALRAFTPRDQAAVKAAATTFRANKDVDVESAITELKVGEALVSLLQPDGSPAPVQRTLIKPPASRVGPITPADRKVLIETDAIGAKYDTRIDRESCEEILAAKAQEASAAAAEASAKDAADKAAAAQAKDDARAAKEAERAKIAADRAAANSPWAKIATTAARTATSTITRQVANEVAKQVFGTGSRRGTSGGGDLVGGILRGVLGGIFKGR; from the coding sequence TGATCGCCGGCGCGACCGGCACCGGCAAGACGGTGACGATCCAGGGCATCATCGAGGGCTTCTCGGCCGTCGGCGTGCCGTGCTTCGTCGCCGACGTGAAGGGCGATCTGTCCGGGCTCGCGATGGCCGGATCGCCGCAAGCCAAGACGCATGACGCCTTCGCCGCGCGCGCCAAGGCGATCGGCGACGAGAGCTGGACCTATGCCGACACGCCCGTGCAGTTCTGGGATCTGTATGGCGAGCAGGGTCATCCGATCCGCACCACCATTTCGGAAATGGGGCCGCTGCTGCTCGCGCGGCTGATGGACCTCAACGACGTGCAGGAAGGCGTTCTGACGATGGCCTTCCACGTCGCTGACGCCGAAGGGCTGTTGCTGCTCGACCTCGACGATCTCCAGTCGATGCTGAGCTATTGCGCGGCGCGTGCCGACGAGCTGACCACGACCTATGGCAACGTCTCCAAGCAATCGATCGGCGCGATCCAGCGGTCGCTGCTGCAATTGCGCAGCCAGGGCGCGGAGAATTTCTTCGGCGAGCCGGCGCTGGCGATGGCGGATTTCATTGCCGCCGACGACAAGGGGCGCGGCATTGTCAACGTGCTCGCCGCCGACAAGCTGATGCAGAGCCCCAAGCTCTACGCCACCTTCCTGCTGTGGCTGATGAGCGAATTGTTCGAGCATCTCCCCGAGATCGGCGATCCCGACAAGCCGGTGATGGCGTTCTTCTTCGACGAGGCGCATCTTCTGTTCGACAATGCCCCCAAGGCGTTGCTCGAAAAGATCGAGCAGGTCGTGCGCCTGATCCGATCGAAGGGCGTCGGCGTCTATTTCATCACGCAGAACCCGATCGACGTGCCGGATACCGTGGCGGGGCAGCTCGGCAACCGCGTGCAGCACGCGCTCCGCGCGTTCACGCCGCGCGATCAGGCGGCGGTGAAGGCGGCGGCGACGACGTTCCGCGCCAACAAGGACGTGGATGTCGAAAGCGCGATCACCGAGTTGAAGGTCGGCGAGGCTCTGGTCTCGCTGCTGCAACCGGATGGGTCGCCCGCGCCGGTGCAGCGCACGCTCATCAAGCCGCCTGCCTCGCGGGTCGGCCCGATCACCCCGGCCGACCGCAAGGTGCTGATCGAGACCGATGCGATCGGCGCGAAGTACGACACGCGGATCGACCGCGAATCGTGCGAGGAGATTCTCGCCGCCAAGGCGCAGGAGGCGAGCGCCGCCGCCGCGGAGGCGAGCGCGAAGGATGCGGCGGACAAGGCCGCCGCAGCGCAGGCCAAGGACGACGCGCGCGCCGCCAAAGAGGCCGAGCGCGCGAAGATCGCCGCCGATCGCGCGGCGGCGAACAGCCCCTGGGCCAAGATTGCCACCACCGCCGCGCGCACCGCGACCTCGACGATCACGCGGCAGGTCGCGAACGAAGTGGCCAAGCAGGTGTTCGGCACGGGATCACGACGCGGCACGAGCGGCGGCGGCGATCTCGTCGGCGGCATCCTGCGCGGCGTGCTGGGCGGAATCTTCAAGGGGCGGTAG
- a CDS encoding energy transducer TonB, with protein MTTYRASSDRKVIAAIGAAVLQVGLGVLLATGFTVTIPHVVTQDLKLFGVTVPPPPPPPPKPRPKPSIHKAGAAAPPNIRSKATEVVAPPPKIPMPVPPPIVTAPTPAAGKQASSGASDKPGPGTGAGGSGNGTGSGGTGNGDGGGGSEAYQKSGRIRGSDYPRSALKARVGGTVWVSFTVEVNGQATGCTIRKTSGNPDIDATTCRLIEQRYRYEPARDANGKKIRSRIENQDHTWVVGHDGDDDDGDQ; from the coding sequence TGACGACATACCGCGCCAGCAGCGACAGGAAGGTGATAGCCGCTATCGGCGCGGCGGTGCTGCAGGTCGGGCTGGGGGTGCTGCTCGCCACCGGCTTCACCGTGACGATACCGCACGTCGTGACGCAAGACCTGAAGCTGTTCGGCGTAACGGTCCCGCCGCCACCACCCCCGCCGCCGAAACCGCGCCCCAAGCCGAGCATCCACAAGGCCGGCGCGGCGGCCCCGCCCAATATCCGCTCCAAGGCGACCGAAGTGGTCGCGCCCCCGCCCAAGATCCCGATGCCGGTCCCCCCGCCGATCGTCACCGCGCCGACCCCGGCGGCGGGCAAGCAGGCGAGTTCGGGCGCCTCCGACAAGCCTGGGCCGGGCACGGGCGCGGGCGGAAGCGGCAATGGTACCGGCAGCGGCGGCACGGGAAATGGCGACGGCGGCGGGGGATCGGAGGCGTATCAGAAGAGCGGCCGCATCAGGGGATCCGACTATCCCAGGAGCGCGCTGAAGGCCCGCGTCGGCGGCACGGTCTGGGTGAGCTTCACCGTCGAGGTCAACGGCCAGGCCACCGGCTGCACGATCCGCAAGACCAGCGGCAACCCCGATATCGACGCCACCACCTGCCGGCTGATCGAGCAACGCTATCGCTACGAGCCAGCGCGCGACGCGAACGGCAAGAAGATCCGGTCGCGGATCGAGAACCAAGACCACACCTGGGTGGTCGGCCACGACGGCGACGACGACGACGGGGATCAGTAG